A stretch of DNA from Allomeiothermus silvanus DSM 9946:
CTTGTAGGAAGGTTGCGGGGTTCTGAGCAATCTGTACCAGCCCCTCACTTTCTCCGAAGGCAGCGGAGCCAGCGGCTTAAGTATTGCCGCCCGAGTGGTCCTGCAGGAGTTTCGTGTTTTGGATCTGCGGCTACCGGGGAAAAGGACGCAGGGCGCGGTATACCAATGTTGCGCGGTAAAAAGCTGCCGGGTGAATCCCGGCAGCCGTGGCTTCAGAGCTTAGCCGTTGTCGTCGTTGCTCTCACTATCGTTTTCGTCGTGACCCTCGCCATCGTTCTCTTCTACGGTGCCCAGCGCTTCTTTGTGTAGCACCTTGCCGCTACCCGCATCCACCTTGACCTCCTGCCCGGCAATCACCACTTCCCAGACCAGATAGCCGTTTTCCACCCCCAGTTTGACCTTAGTGGGCGTGGCGGTGGTATTCAGCGCGCTTTGAGCAGCCTTGATGGCATCCTGCATGGAGACCTTAGCCATGGCCTGATACTGTTGGGCGCTCAGGTTCTCCTGTACCGGCAGGCTACCGGTGTAGCTCGGGCTCTGGCTCCCGCTCTGTGTACCCTTCTGTGCGAAAGCCACCAAACCTAAAAGAGCCGAAGCTGCCAGCAGAATCGCTTTTGCGTACTTTTTCATCTGTGTTCCTCCTGCCAGGCTTTGGCCTGGACGAGACCACGGTAGACCCTCTACCTTGCAGGAAGGTTGCAGCGTTTGAGAAAGGGGTGAAGTGCTGCCCAGGTTAAAACGGCATCGGCTCCCTTATAGCTGGATTTACGCGGCGCTGAAGATCCCCTATAGAATGGGCTGCAAGGTGTTCCCCGAGCGGGGAAGCAGCCGGTGACTAGGGAGGCCCATACCGCGCCCCGTTTTGCGCGCTCTAGAAGCTTTAGAAGGGCTGGTCGCGGCGGTGAATCAGATCGCCGTAAACCTGCCGCAGGTCGAATTGCTGCTCGAGGCTGAAGCGATCAAAAAGGTCTTCGGGCTCATCCTGCATGGCCTTCAGCAGCTCGTCGGCACCCTTGGGTGTCTTGAGTGCATCGCTTAGGACGCCCATGAGTTCCTCATAGGAAAGCTCGGAAAGGCGTCTGTCGCGCACCATAGCATCACCATGTTAGCAGGTTTTCGATCTCCGGGCCAGTCAATCCGACCTGCTCGAGTTCGTTCCGGAGCCACTTCAGCAGGTTTTCTGCCTCCCGGCTCTCGGCCAAGCGCCGCATCCCTTTCGCGGGGTTTCCCTGTCCGAGCAAGGTGGCTACTCGAGTAGGGCAACCCGAACCTCCTCTTTCCCCGACGGCCCCGGCTTCTTGCGGGGCAGAACGTACCCCACCTGAGCGGGAATACCCCGATTGCCCTGCACATGCCTGGCGGCGGGCGTTTTGTGGATAACTACCCCGCTTCCTCGACCGCCGCCAGCGCCTCGGCCAGCATGGCCTGGATGTCCTTGGGGCTCTCCAGGCCCACCGAGAAGCGGATCATCTCGGGCTTTACCCCCGCGGCCAGGCGGGCCGCCTCGGGGATACGGGAGTGGGTGGTGGTCCAGGGGTGCACGGCCAGGGTGCGGGCGTCGCCGACGTTGGGGGCCTGAATGATCCGCAGGCGCTTCAGGAAGCGGCTGGCCCCCTCGAGCCCGCCTTTCACGCCGAAGGTCAGGATGCTGCCGAAGCCCCCCCGCAGGTAGCGGGCCGCGCGGGGATGGGCCGGGTCGCCCTCGAGGCCGGGGTAACGCACCCAGTCCACCTGAGGCTGCCCCTGCAGCCAGGAGGCGACCTCGAGGGCGCTCCGGGAGGCCCGCTCCACCCGCAGCGCGACGGTCTCGACCCCCTGGAAGAGCAAATAGGCGTTGAAGGGGGAGAGCACCATCCCGCCCAGCGAGAGGCCCAGCTGCCGTACCCGCTCGAGGAAACATCGCGGGCCGAAGGCTTCCCAGGGGACGCGGCCTTGCGGGTCGGGGGTGGTGAACTGCGGGTAGTTCCGCCAGACCTCGCTCGAGCGGGCCAGCACCGCCCCGCCCAGGATCGAGCCGTGCCCGCTGGCCCACTTGGTCAGGCTGTGGGTGACGGCGTGCGCCCCGTGCTCGAGGGGCCGCGCCAGCGCCCCTACCGCGCCGAAGGTGTTGTCCACGATCAGGGCCACGCCGCGCGCCTCGCATAGTTGGGCCAGGCCCTCCAGGTCGGGCAGCTCGAGCGAGGGATTGCCCAGCACCTCGGTATACACAGCCCGGGTGCGCTCGCCGAGCACCGCCCGTACCGCCTCCACCTCGGGGGCCACGAAGTGCACCCTGATGCCCATCAGGCCGAAGACCTGGTTGAGCAAGCCGACCGTGCCGCCGAAGAGCCCGGGGCTGGCGACGATCTCGTCCCCCGAGCGCACCAGCGCGAGCAACGCGGCGAAGCTCGCGGCCTGGCCCGAGGCCAGGCATACCGCACCGATAGCGCTTTCCAAGGCGCTCAGCCGCTCTTCCAACGCGGCCACGGTGGGGTTTTGTAGCCGGGTGTAGGTGTAGCCCTCGCCCGTGGCGAACTTGTAGGCGCCTTCCTCGAGGCTTTCGAAGCCGTAGGCCGCCGTCGCGTAGATGGGCAGGCCCACCGCGTGGTGGGGGTCGTCGGGCAAGCCGCTGAGTACTGCCAGGGTCGAAAAGTCCATGAAAATCCCCTCCTCGGACGTTCTTCCGAAGAAGGGCAACGGCCCTTCTTCTATCTTTCCCCGGGCTCGCCGCTGTGCCTAGCGGTGGGGGCCCCGAGGCGGAGTTAGCACCACGCAGCGGCCTGCTCGGTGATGGGCGAGCGGCGGCTACAGGTTGCCGCAGTGTCGTCGGGCCGTTCCCTCGACTGCTCTGGATAGAAGAACGTGCGGATTGTGGCCCTGAAGCGCAGGGTTAGCCCCGATGCTAGGGCTTGGGCGGCCCCTCCGTCAAGGCGGCCAGCCCGGCCAGGCGGAGGCGAAGCCGGGACCACCGCCGCTGGGGGCGTCGGGTTGCAGCGCGTTGTTCAGATGTAGCGGGGCGGCGTTCACCCGGGCCGCCAGGGCTGCTATGCCCCCGCCTGCGGCCAGGCCCCGCACCTCGCCCTTGCCCCCGGCGTTCCACACCATCCACAGCAGGCGTTCCTTTAGGTCGGGACTCGCCACCAGCACCCAGGCGTCGTCTCCGGCGTAGGGAGGGAGGACCTCCCCGTCGAGGGTGAGGGAGGCACGGCTCGCGATCGCGTAGGCCGCGATCCCTCCGATGT
This window harbors:
- a CDS encoding PepSY domain-containing protein codes for the protein MKKYAKAILLAASALLGLVAFAQKGTQSGSQSPSYTGSLPVQENLSAQQYQAMAKVSMQDAIKAAQSALNTTATPTKVKLGVENGYLVWEVVIAGQEVKVDAGSGKVLHKEALGTVEENDGEGHDENDSESNDDNG
- a CDS encoding O-acetylhomoserine aminocarboxypropyltransferase/cysteine synthase family protein; translation: MDFSTLAVLSGLPDDPHHAVGLPIYATAAYGFESLEEGAYKFATGEGYTYTRLQNPTVAALEERLSALESAIGAVCLASGQAASFAALLALVRSGDEIVASPGLFGGTVGLLNQVFGLMGIRVHFVAPEVEAVRAVLGERTRAVYTEVLGNPSLELPDLEGLAQLCEARGVALIVDNTFGAVGALARPLEHGAHAVTHSLTKWASGHGSILGGAVLARSSEVWRNYPQFTTPDPQGRVPWEAFGPRCFLERVRQLGLSLGGMVLSPFNAYLLFQGVETVALRVERASRSALEVASWLQGQPQVDWVRYPGLEGDPAHPRAARYLRGGFGSILTFGVKGGLEGASRFLKRLRIIQAPNVGDARTLAVHPWTTTHSRIPEAARLAAGVKPEMIRFSVGLESPKDIQAMLAEALAAVEEAG